In Burkholderia pseudomultivorans, the DNA window GCGTCACGAACGCGGCGCGCGCGTGCGGCGCGGCGCGGATCCCCGCTTCGACGTCGATGCCGTCCGCGTCGACCGGCACGCGGACCATCGCGTCGCCCCGGCCCGTGCTTTCGAGCAGCGACGTGATGCCGCGATAGGCCGGATTCTCGACCCATGCGCGATCGCCCGCGCCGAGCAGCACCTGGCTCGCGAGATGCAGCCCCTGTTGCGTGCCGCTCGTGATCACGACCTGGCCGGCTTCGCAGCGCACCGAGCGCGAGCGGCGCACGTAGTCGGCGATGGCCTCGCGCAGCGGCAGCGCGCCCTGCGGATCGGCATAGCCGGCCGGCGCGCCGGCGCCGCGTGCACGCAGGCGGTTGCCGAGCCGCCGCCAGATGTCGTCGGGCGCGGTGAGCCCGACCGGCACCGACACCGCGAACGGTACGGCCGGCAGCGGACGGAATTCGCGGGCGATCCGCGCGAAGGTCGCGGCCGGCTCCGGCAGGCCGGCGCGGGCCGCGGGCTGGCGTTCGGTCTGGCGGGCGTCGGGCGGCGCCGGCGTCGCGAGCGCGTTCGCGACGCGCGTGCCGGCGCCGCCGCGCGATTCGAGGCAGCCTTCGGCGACGAGCTGCGCGTACGCGTCGACGACGGTGCCGCGCGCGACCTGCAGCGACGCCGCGAGCAGCCGCGTGGACGGCAGCGTGTCGCCGGGCCGCACGTCGCCTCGGCGCACCGCTTCCCGCAACGACTGCGCGAGCTGGCGGCTCAGGTCGCCGGCCGCACGGTCGAGTGCGCCGAGCGACGGGATTTCGACGATCCGGGGCGTTCTAGCCATGATTCTGGTCTGCTGAAAATGTTCCAAACCGGCTCTACAGCATAAACCAGTTAGCGTTCACAATCGGCCCATGATGTGTGCCGGCTTGGCTCGCTTCGATGACGACGCTCGCGCCGGCCCGCGCTTTCCCGAATCCTGTCCGACCGTGGAGCCGCCATGTATGTCCCCGCCGATTTCGACGAATCCCGCCCCGACGCGCTGCGCGAACTGATCGTGCAGCATCCGTTCGCCAGCCTGATCACGCACGGCGCGGACGGGCTCGATGCGAACCACCTGCCGTTCGAGCTGGTGCCGGTCGACGGCGGGCTCGGCGAGCTGCACGCGCACGTCGCGCGCGCGAATCCGGTCTGGCGGGCGGTCGCGAACGGCGACGAGGTGCTGGCGATCTTCCGCGCGGGCGACGCGTACATCTCGCCGAACTGGTATCCGAGCAAGCACGCGACGCACCGGCAGGTGCCGACGTGGAACTACGTGGTCGTGCATGCGCACGGGCGCATCACCGTGCGCGACGACGAGAAGTTCGTGCGCGGCGTGGTCGCGCGGCTGACGCGCACGCACGAGGCGTCGCAGCCGGTGCCATGGAAGATGGGCGATGCGCCGCAGGACTATCTCGACACGATGCTGCAGTCGATCGTCGGGCTGCAGATCGAGATCACGCGGCTGGTGGGCAAGCGCAAGCTCGGGCAGAACAAGGCGGCCGCGGACATTCGCGGTGCGGCCGATGCGCTGATCGCGAACGGCCAGGCGGCGATCGGCGACGCGATGCTGGCCGAGGCCGACGCGAAGCGCGAACGGGAGGCGCAGGGCGGGGCCTGACGGCGCGGCGCGTCGCTTGCGCGTCAGCGCGTGCCTGTCGCAGGCCGCGCAGCCGGCGCCGCCTGCGCGACCTGAGCGGACTGAGCGACCTGAGCGACCTGAGCGACCTGAGCGGCCTGCGCGGCCTGAGCGAGCGCGCCGCGAATCGCGGCTTCAGTCTTGTCGTACCCGCGTTCGCCATAGCGCGTATAGACGACCTTGCCGCTCGCATCGATCAGGTACAGCGCGGGCCAGTACTGGTTGTCGTACGCGCGCCAGGTGGCGTAGCGGTTGTCCTGCGCGACCGGATAGCGGATGCCGAAGCGCCGGATCGCATCGGCGACGTTGCCGGCATCGCGCTCGAACGGATACTCGGGCGTATGCACGCCGACCACGACGAGCCCCTGGTCGCGATACTTGCGGTCCCAGTCCTTCACGTATGGAATCGTATGAATGCAGTTGATGCACGAGTACGTCCAGAAATCGACGAGCACGACCTTGCCGCGCAACTGGTCGAGCGTCAGCGGCGCGCTGTTGTGCCAGCGCTCGATGCCGGTGAAGTCGGGCGCCGCCGCGCCGGCCGCCGCGGTCGGCATGTCGGCGTCGGCGCGGGTGCCCGCGAAGGCGGTGAGCCCGGCCGCGGCGGCGAGGGCGATGCCGAGGACGGCGGTCTTGAGTCTGGGCAGCATGGCGTTCTCCGGATCGGGAGGCCGCCCGCGTATGGCGGCCTGACAGGTTTCGACAACCCGATTGGGCCGCGCCGACGTATCTGCGATGTGTCCGGCCACGCACGCGTGTGCAACCGCATGTATCGCCGTGCACGTGCGATACAGTGGGATACAAACGCGCGCCCGCAGTGCGGTATAAAGCGGACATCGGCTGCCCGAAACCGCGCGGCGGCGCCCCGCACCCTGTGCCGGCGGGGCGTGCGCCACGCTTCCGACCTGTGCCCATGGACAAGATCGACCACGTGCTGATCGTCGACGACGATCGCGCCATTCGCGAACTGATCGCCGACTATCTGGAAAAGAACGGCATGCGCGTGTCGCTGGCCGCGAACGGCCGCGAGATGCGCGGCGTGCTCGACGACGGCGCGCCCGACCTGATCGTGCTGGACCTGATGCTGCCGGGCGAGGACGGCCTCGCGCTGTGCCGCGACCTGCGCGCCGGCAAGTTCCGTACGGTGCCGGTGCTGATGCTGACCGCGCGCGGCGAGGAAACCGACCGCATCGTCGGCCTCGAGATGGGCGCCGACGACTACCTTGCGAAGCCGTTCGCGGTGCGCGAGTTGCTTGCGCGGATCCGCTCGGTGCTGCGCCGCGCGCGCATGCTGCCGCCCGGCATGCAGGTGACGGAGACGGCCGGCATGCTCGGCTTCGGCGAATGGCGGCTCGACACGACGGGGCGCCACCTGCTCGACACGGACGGCACGCTGGTCGCGCTGAGCGGCGCCGAATACCGGTTGCTGCGCGTGTTTCTCGACCATCCGCAACGCGTGCTGACGCGCGATCAGCTGCTCAACCTCACGCAGGGCCGGCAGTCCGATCCGTTCGACCGCTCGATCGACCTGCTGGTGAGCCGGCTGCGCCAGCGCTTGCGCGACGGCGCGCGCGAGCCGCGCTACATCAAGACGCTGCGCAACGAAGGCTACGTGTTTTCGTCGGCCGTGACCGTGATCGAAGGCGCGCAATGAGCGCGCGCACGAGGTGGCGCTGGCCGCGCTCGCTGTTCGCGCGGCTGGCGCTGATTCTCTGCGTCGGCCTCGCGCTCGCGCAGACGCTGTCGTTCTGGCTCACGGTGACCGAGCGCGACCAGGCGACCACCAACCTGATGATGGGCTATATCGAGCGCGAGGTCGCGAGCTC includes these proteins:
- a CDS encoding PLP-dependent aminotransferase family protein, which codes for MARTPRIVEIPSLGALDRAAGDLSRQLAQSLREAVRRGDVRPGDTLPSTRLLAASLQVARGTVVDAYAQLVAEGCLESRGGAGTRVANALATPAPPDARQTERQPAARAGLPEPAATFARIAREFRPLPAVPFAVSVPVGLTAPDDIWRRLGNRLRARGAGAPAGYADPQGALPLREAIADYVRRSRSVRCEAGQVVITSGTQQGLHLASQVLLGAGDRAWVENPAYRGITSLLESTGRGDAMVRVPVDADGIDVEAGIRAAPHARAAFVTPSHQYPLGMPMSMARRNALLAWARTQRAWVVEDDYDSELRYEGYPFPSLQGLDPDRVVYLGTFSKILFPSLRLGYVIAPDELVPAFCGARALMDRHAPTADQHVLAAFISEGHLDRHIRRVRGVYAEQRALLIDTLAARLPRERAWVQPGDQGMHVVLWLADGIDDLDVVARAADACIAVRAVSPMFAPGTARPGLVLGFGGFDRAQLEAAAQRLAQVVAAAGPARR
- a CDS encoding FMN-binding negative transcriptional regulator, producing MYVPADFDESRPDALRELIVQHPFASLITHGADGLDANHLPFELVPVDGGLGELHAHVARANPVWRAVANGDEVLAIFRAGDAYISPNWYPSKHATHRQVPTWNYVVVHAHGRITVRDDEKFVRGVVARLTRTHEASQPVPWKMGDAPQDYLDTMLQSIVGLQIEITRLVGKRKLGQNKAAADIRGAADALIANGQAAIGDAMLAEADAKREREAQGGA
- a CDS encoding thioredoxin family protein, with product MLPRLKTAVLGIALAAAAGLTAFAGTRADADMPTAAAGAAAPDFTGIERWHNSAPLTLDQLRGKVVLVDFWTYSCINCIHTIPYVKDWDRKYRDQGLVVVGVHTPEYPFERDAGNVADAIRRFGIRYPVAQDNRYATWRAYDNQYWPALYLIDASGKVVYTRYGERGYDKTEAAIRGALAQAAQAAQVAQVAQVAQSAQVAQAAPAARPATGTR
- a CDS encoding response regulator yields the protein MDKIDHVLIVDDDRAIRELIADYLEKNGMRVSLAANGREMRGVLDDGAPDLIVLDLMLPGEDGLALCRDLRAGKFRTVPVLMLTARGEETDRIVGLEMGADDYLAKPFAVRELLARIRSVLRRARMLPPGMQVTETAGMLGFGEWRLDTTGRHLLDTDGTLVALSGAEYRLLRVFLDHPQRVLTRDQLLNLTQGRQSDPFDRSIDLLVSRLRQRLRDGAREPRYIKTLRNEGYVFSSAVTVIEGAQ